The following coding sequences lie in one Gammaproteobacteria bacterium genomic window:
- the lpxK gene encoding tetraacyldisaccharide 4'-kinase, with the protein MSAWLLRRWYSPHPAWFLIPFSWLFWLLSALRRGAYALGILPVARLPVPVIVAGNISVGGTGKTPFVIWLAQELKQRGFRPGIVTRGYGANLSHARLVTADAGAHEAGDETLLLARHGGVPVAAGRDRVAAARLLAEEQGVDAIISDDGLQHYRLPRRYEIVLLDGSRGLGNGWLLPAGPLRERAARLQGVQQVVIKQVPGGSFAWPGALSMRLKADTAVSLQGGERKPLSASAGQSVHAVAGIGNPEQFFATLRAAGLTVDGRALPDHAQPLPADLEFGDKLPVFMTEKDAVKCAGMTLPRHWYLEAAAEFDAAEAVRLLDDITRKLKG; encoded by the coding sequence ATGTCCGCCTGGCTGCTGCGCCGCTGGTACTCGCCTCATCCCGCCTGGTTCCTGATCCCGTTCAGCTGGCTGTTCTGGCTGCTCTCGGCCCTGCGCCGCGGTGCCTACGCGCTCGGCATCTTGCCCGTGGCGAGGCTGCCGGTGCCGGTCATCGTGGCGGGCAACATCAGCGTGGGCGGCACAGGCAAGACACCTTTCGTCATCTGGCTGGCGCAGGAGCTCAAGCAGCGCGGCTTCAGGCCTGGCATCGTCACACGGGGCTACGGCGCCAACTTGAGCCACGCCCGTCTTGTGACGGCCGATGCCGGCGCGCATGAAGCGGGGGACGAGACCCTGCTGCTGGCTCGCCACGGCGGCGTGCCGGTGGCGGCGGGACGCGACCGGGTGGCGGCGGCGCGCCTGTTGGCCGAGGAGCAGGGCGTGGACGCGATCATCAGCGACGACGGCCTGCAGCATTACCGGCTGCCGCGGCGCTACGAGATCGTGTTGTTGGACGGCAGCCGCGGTTTGGGCAATGGCTGGCTGCTGCCTGCGGGGCCGCTGAGGGAACGCGCGGCGCGCTTGCAGGGCGTGCAGCAAGTGGTGATCAAGCAGGTCCCGGGCGGCAGCTTCGCTTGGCCTGGGGCCCTCTCCATGCGCCTCAAGGCGGACACGGCCGTGTCCCTGCAGGGCGGTGAGCGCAAGCCCCTGAGTGCGTCCGCGGGACAGTCCGTGCACGCGGTGGCGGGCATCGGCAACCCGGAGCAGTTCTTCGCCACGCTGCGGGCCGCCGGCCTCACGGTGGATGGACGCGCGCTGCCGGACCATGCACAGCCCTTGCCGGCGGACCTGGAGTTCGGCGATAAGCTGCCGGTGTTCATGACCGAGAAAGACGCCGTAAAATGTGCCGGCATGACCCTGCCGCGCCACTGGTACCTCGAAGCGGCGGCGGAGTTCGACGCCGCCGAGGCGGTGCGGCTCCTGGACGACATAACACGCAAATTGAAAGGTTGA
- a CDS encoding Trm112 family protein — protein sequence MALDPKLLEILVCPLCKGPLLYRKAEGELVCKADRLAYPIRDGIPVMLEGEAREIAPGEKL from the coding sequence ATGGCTCTCGACCCCAAGCTGCTGGAGATCCTGGTGTGTCCCCTGTGCAAGGGACCACTGCTGTACCGCAAGGCGGAGGGAGAGCTGGTGTGCAAGGCGGACCGCCTGGCTTATCCCATCCGCGACGGCATCCCGGTGATGCTGGAGGGCGAGGCGCGCGAGATCGCGCCGGGCGAGAAGCTCTGA
- the kdsB gene encoding 3-deoxy-manno-octulosonate cytidylyltransferase, with translation MRFIVVIPARYAAQRLPGKPLADLAGKPLILHACDSARRSGAAEVIVATDDERIRAACAAAGVAAETTAASHASGTDRIAEVAARRGWDDDALVVNLQGDEPMMPPGCIEQTAKLLESGADMSTLCTPIHELAEFMNPNVVKVVTDGQGRALYFSRAPIPWNRDGAASGLASQQQHHGALRHIGIYGYRVGALKRLSATPPCELEQLEKLEQLRALWLGMRIAADVAKQVPGPSVDTPEDLKRVASLLKH, from the coding sequence ATGCGCTTCATTGTGGTCATCCCCGCGCGCTATGCGGCGCAACGCCTGCCGGGGAAGCCCCTGGCGGACCTCGCCGGCAAGCCGCTGATCCTGCATGCCTGCGACTCGGCGCGCCGCAGCGGCGCCGCCGAGGTGATCGTGGCCACCGACGATGAGCGCATCCGTGCCGCCTGCGCCGCCGCGGGCGTGGCGGCGGAGACGACCGCCGCCAGCCACGCCTCCGGCACCGACCGCATCGCCGAAGTGGCGGCGCGCCGCGGCTGGGACGACGATGCGCTGGTGGTGAACCTGCAGGGGGACGAACCCATGATGCCTCCGGGTTGCATCGAACAGACCGCGAAGCTGCTCGAGTCCGGCGCGGACATGAGCACGCTCTGCACGCCCATCCATGAACTGGCGGAGTTCATGAATCCCAATGTGGTGAAGGTGGTGACGGACGGGCAGGGACGGGCGCTCTACTTCAGCCGGGCACCCATCCCCTGGAACAGGGACGGCGCAGCTTCGGGCCTCGCTTCCCAGCAACAGCACCACGGTGCGCTGCGCCACATCGGCATCTATGGCTACCGGGTGGGCGCGCTCAAGCGCCTCTCCGCCACGCCTCCCTGCGAGCTGGAACAGCTCGAGAAGCTGGAGCAGCTGCGGGCCCTCTGGCTCGGCATGCGCATCGCGGCGGACGTGGCGAAGCAAGTCCCAGGTCCCAGCGTGGATACGCCGGAAGACCTCAAACGGGTCGCATCCCTGCTGAAGCACTGA
- a CDS encoding low molecular weight protein-tyrosine-phosphatase has protein sequence MAGTYRVSVLFVCMGNICRSPTAEGVFRKLHAELAPELDIHIDSAGTHAYHIGDPPDPRSHAAALKRGVDISSHRGRQARAQDFHDFDYVIAMDSENLRRLASLRPKDARAELRLLLEYSPEAGITDVPDPYYGGAGGFERVLDLVEQGCRALLEEIRKNHS, from the coding sequence ATGGCCGGCACGTATCGCGTCAGCGTCCTGTTCGTATGCATGGGCAACATCTGCCGCTCGCCCACGGCGGAAGGCGTGTTCCGCAAGCTGCATGCAGAACTGGCGCCGGAGCTGGACATCCACATCGACTCCGCCGGTACCCATGCTTATCACATCGGCGATCCGCCGGATCCGCGTTCCCACGCGGCAGCCCTGAAGCGCGGCGTGGATATCTCCAGCCACCGCGGCCGCCAGGCCCGGGCCCAGGACTTCCACGACTTCGACTACGTGATCGCCATGGACAGCGAGAACCTGCGGCGTCTCGCCTCCCTGCGTCCCAAGGACGCCAGGGCTGAATTGAGGCTATTGTTGGAATACTCACCCGAGGCGGGCATCACCGATGTGCCAGATCCCTACTATGGCGGCGCCGGCGGATTCGAACGGGTCCTGGACCTGGTAGAGCAGGGATGTCGCGCTCTGCTAGAGGAAATCCGCAAGAATCATTCTTGA
- a CDS encoding Rne/Rng family ribonuclease, with amino-acid sequence MKRILINATQPEELRVAMVDGQRLYDLDLEVLSKEQKKANIYKGRITRVEPSLEACFVDYGSERHGFLPLKEISRSYFRQGADTSSRINIREVLQEGQEVMVQVDKEERGNKGAALTTFISLAGRFMVLMPNNPRAGGVSRRVEGDDREELRDALSSLQIPDGMGVIIRTAAGGRSPEELQWDLDYLVQTWDAIDKASHERSAPFLIYQEGNVVIRALRDYLRADIGEILVDDDKMFQEAQAFMQKVMPQSVGKLKRYDERVPLFTRFQIESQIEAAFGRHIRLPSGGALVIDHTEALVAIDVNSARATKGSDIEETALRTNLEAADEVARQLRLRDLGGLIVIDFIDMGPPKNQREVEDRLRVALEMDRARVQVGKLSRFGLLEMSRQRLRPSLGESTQVVCPQCEGEGRIRGIESLSLSVLRLIEEEAMKERTSRVVAKLPVNVATFLLNEKRGIISEIEKRCHVTVVLVPHPHMDMPKYDIQRIRDDEARAPGATNTSYKLVTAPEPEPLPSSERAKEAAEAPAVKGINPSMPAPVFTPETVERPGIFVKLWRALFGTGGEAEKKRPERSPREHRGPRQEFGRRDRNERDRSRGRDRERGNRHRDERGDRDRDRNAQRQGQGQNQGGGGQKREERGDRNQQARGERQDRHERGDRHERGNRGERGDRHERGNRGERGERHENRPQQQAQPAPAPAPAPAPAPVLSEAEQLSEQARHEQIAQEQAAMTPAGGQFSNGMGGPAAERAGEGGGRRGRRRGRRGGRRRRFEERGEPGAPGQQQAGASHTEDDNRGNVAPPGEHFGHDDHEGGAEERNFSHDVHDHAHTAAPAQPAREIYHEPSSAAGHDDRTMPNPYRIPDAMPRQEPSENHGGGQGGGSEGKQGGDHHE; translated from the coding sequence ATGAAAAGAATACTGATCAATGCGACCCAGCCCGAGGAGTTGCGCGTGGCCATGGTGGATGGCCAGCGCCTGTATGACCTCGACCTCGAGGTACTCTCCAAGGAGCAGAAGAAGGCCAACATCTACAAGGGCCGCATCACCCGGGTCGAGCCCAGCCTGGAAGCCTGCTTCGTGGACTACGGTTCCGAGCGCCACGGTTTCCTCCCGCTGAAGGAAATCTCCCGCAGCTACTTCCGTCAGGGTGCCGACACATCCAGCCGCATCAACATCCGTGAGGTGTTGCAGGAAGGCCAGGAAGTCATGGTGCAGGTGGACAAGGAGGAGCGCGGCAACAAGGGTGCCGCCCTCACCACGTTCATCAGCCTGGCGGGGCGCTTCATGGTGCTGATGCCCAACAACCCCCGTGCCGGCGGCGTCTCGCGCCGGGTCGAGGGCGACGACCGCGAGGAGCTGCGCGATGCGCTGTCCTCCCTGCAGATCCCGGACGGCATGGGCGTCATCATCCGCACCGCCGCCGGCGGCCGCAGCCCCGAGGAATTGCAATGGGACCTGGACTACCTGGTGCAGACCTGGGACGCCATCGACAAGGCCTCCCATGAGCGCTCCGCACCGTTCCTGATCTACCAGGAAGGCAACGTCGTGATCCGCGCCCTGCGCGACTACCTGCGCGCCGACATCGGTGAGATCCTGGTGGACGACGACAAGATGTTCCAGGAAGCCCAGGCCTTCATGCAGAAGGTCATGCCCCAGAGCGTCGGCAAGCTCAAGCGCTACGACGAGCGCGTGCCGCTGTTCACCCGCTTCCAGATCGAGAGCCAGATCGAGGCTGCCTTCGGCCGCCACATCCGCCTGCCCTCCGGCGGCGCCCTGGTCATCGACCATACCGAGGCCCTGGTGGCCATCGACGTCAACTCGGCCCGCGCCACCAAGGGCAGTGACATCGAGGAGACCGCCCTGCGCACCAACCTGGAGGCCGCCGACGAGGTGGCACGCCAGCTCCGGCTGCGCGACCTGGGCGGCCTCATCGTCATCGATTTCATCGACATGGGCCCGCCCAAGAACCAGCGCGAGGTGGAAGACCGCCTGCGCGTCGCCCTGGAGATGGACCGTGCCCGCGTACAGGTAGGCAAGCTGTCCCGCTTCGGCCTGCTTGAGATGTCGCGCCAGCGCCTGCGCCCTTCCCTGGGCGAGTCCACCCAGGTGGTCTGCCCGCAGTGCGAAGGCGAGGGCCGCATCCGCGGCATCGAGTCCCTCTCCCTGTCGGTGCTGCGCCTGATCGAGGAGGAGGCCATGAAGGAGCGCACCTCGCGCGTCGTGGCCAAGCTGCCCGTGAATGTGGCGACCTTCCTGCTCAACGAGAAGCGCGGCATCATCTCGGAGATCGAGAAGCGCTGCCATGTGACCGTGGTGCTGGTGCCGCACCCGCACATGGACATGCCGAAGTACGACATCCAGCGCATCCGCGACGACGAAGCCCGCGCGCCAGGCGCCACCAACACCAGCTACAAGCTGGTGACGGCGCCGGAACCGGAACCTCTGCCGAGTTCGGAGCGCGCCAAGGAAGCCGCCGAGGCCCCGGCCGTGAAGGGCATCAATCCTTCCATGCCGGCCCCGGTGTTCACTCCCGAGACCGTGGAGCGGCCCGGCATCTTCGTGAAGCTCTGGCGTGCCCTGTTCGGCACCGGGGGCGAGGCCGAGAAGAAACGTCCCGAACGCAGCCCCCGCGAGCACCGCGGCCCGCGCCAGGAGTTCGGCCGGCGTGACCGTAACGAGCGTGACCGCAGCCGCGGACGCGACCGGGAGCGCGGCAACCGCCACCGCGACGAGCGCGGCGACCGTGACCGCGACCGCAATGCCCAGCGCCAAGGCCAGGGCCAGAACCAAGGCGGCGGAGGCCAGAAGCGCGAGGAGCGCGGCGACCGCAACCAGCAGGCCCGCGGCGAGCGCCAGGACCGTCACGAACGTGGCGACCGCCATGAGCGTGGCAACCGCGGCGAGCGCGGTGACCGGCATGAACGCGGCAACCGGGGCGAGCGTGGCGAACGGCATGAGAACCGTCCGCAGCAGCAGGCGCAGCCGGCTCCAGCTCCGGCTCCCGCCCCCGCTCCGGCTCCCGTCCTCTCCGAGGCCGAGCAGCTGAGCGAGCAGGCCCGCCATGAGCAGATCGCCCAGGAGCAGGCAGCCATGACCCCGGCCGGCGGCCAGTTCAGCAACGGCATGGGCGGCCCCGCCGCCGAGCGCGCAGGCGAAGGCGGCGGACGCCGCGGACGCCGCCGCGGACGCCGTGGTGGACGTCGCCGCCGCTTCGAAGAGCGCGGCGAGCCAGGCGCTCCGGGCCAGCAGCAGGCCGGCGCCTCCCACACCGAGGATGACAACCGCGGCAACGTGGCGCCCCCGGGCGAACACTTCGGTCATGATGACCACGAGGGCGGTGCGGAGGAGCGCAACTTCTCCCACGACGTGCACGATCACGCCCACACTGCGGCCCCGGCACAACCGGCACGAGAGATCTATCACGAGCCCTCGAGCGCGGCCGGCCATGACGATCGCACCATGCCCAACCCTTACCGCATCCCGGATGCCATGCCCCGTCAGGAGCCTTCCGAGAACCACGGTGGCGGCCAGGGCGGCGGCAGCGAAGGCAAGCAGGGCGGCGACCATCACGAGTGA
- the rluC gene encoding 23S rRNA pseudouridine(955/2504/2580) synthase RluC, with protein sequence MLTAGEEDAGQRLDNFLFRTLKGVPKSHVYRLLRTGQVRVNKKRVKPDYRLEAGDELRLPPVRQEEKAAPGKPPHWQQEAMQSGILFEDDRILVVNKPAGMAVHGGSGVSFGVIETLRVLRPDTPGLELAHRLDRDTSGCLIVAKRRSAVRSLHGAFRDGSVEKHYLALLAHPWQGGNREVDAPLQKNQLEGGERIVKVSREGKEAKSLFTPLQKFAGSVLADVHIYTGRTHQIRVHASYIGHPVAGDDKYGDREANKLLKAAGLKRMFLHAHRLSFPHPETGERLSLTAPLDDELQAVIRNLGGRPV encoded by the coding sequence ATGCTGACCGCGGGAGAGGAGGACGCGGGCCAAAGGCTCGACAATTTCCTGTTCCGGACCCTCAAGGGGGTGCCCAAGAGCCACGTGTATCGGCTCCTGCGCACCGGCCAGGTACGGGTCAACAAGAAGCGCGTGAAGCCCGACTACCGCCTGGAGGCGGGCGACGAGCTGCGCCTGCCGCCGGTGCGCCAGGAGGAGAAGGCCGCTCCCGGCAAGCCGCCTCATTGGCAGCAGGAAGCCATGCAGTCCGGAATCCTGTTCGAGGACGATCGCATCCTTGTGGTGAACAAGCCCGCCGGCATGGCCGTGCATGGAGGCAGCGGCGTGAGCTTCGGGGTCATCGAGACCTTGAGGGTGCTCAGGCCCGACACGCCGGGCCTGGAGCTCGCCCACCGGCTGGACCGGGATACCAGTGGCTGTCTCATCGTCGCCAAGCGCCGGAGTGCCGTCCGGTCCCTGCATGGAGCCTTCCGGGACGGTTCCGTGGAGAAGCATTACCTGGCCCTGCTGGCGCACCCGTGGCAGGGCGGCAACCGGGAAGTGGATGCCCCCCTGCAGAAGAACCAGCTGGAAGGTGGCGAACGCATCGTGAAGGTGAGCCGCGAAGGGAAAGAGGCCAAGAGCCTGTTCACCCCATTACAGAAGTTCGCCGGCTCGGTCCTGGCGGACGTGCACATCTACACCGGCCGCACCCACCAGATCCGCGTGCATGCGTCCTACATCGGCCATCCGGTGGCGGGAGACGACAAGTACGGCGACCGGGAGGCCAACAAGCTTCTCAAAGCCGCGGGACTGAAGCGCATGTTCCTGCATGCCCACCGGCTGAGCTTCCCGCATCCGGAGACCGGTGAGCGGCTGAGTCTCACGGCACCCCTGGACGATGAGTTGCAGGCCGTGATCAGGAATCTCGGCGGGAGACCGGTCTAG
- a CDS encoding Maf family nucleotide pyrophosphatase: MPASRPPLVLASTSRHRRMLLERLGLPFITAAPGVDETRSANEPVQALVQRLSRAKAQAVAAQHPGALIIGSDQAAEREGEILGKPGGHATATAQLRAASGKYMKFHTGLCLIDTRDGRIQEYTDVTRVAFRKLTDVEIERYLHAEKPYDSAGSFKSEGLGISLFEAIESSDPSALIGLPLIELCKFLRNAGLELP, translated from the coding sequence ATGCCCGCTTCCCGCCCTCCCCTGGTCCTGGCATCCACGTCCCGGCACCGGCGCATGCTGCTGGAACGCCTCGGCCTGCCCTTCATCACCGCGGCGCCGGGCGTGGACGAGACCCGCAGCGCCAACGAGCCGGTGCAGGCCCTGGTGCAGCGCCTGTCCCGGGCCAAGGCCCAGGCGGTGGCGGCGCAGCATCCCGGCGCGCTCATCATCGGCTCCGACCAGGCGGCGGAACGGGAGGGCGAGATCCTGGGCAAGCCGGGGGGCCACGCCACCGCCACGGCCCAGCTCAGGGCCGCCTCCGGGAAGTACATGAAGTTCCACACGGGCCTGTGCCTCATCGACACCCGGGACGGCCGCATCCAGGAATACACCGACGTGACCCGGGTGGCCTTCCGCAAGCTCACGGATGTGGAGATCGAGCGCTATCTCCACGCGGAGAAGCCCTATGACTCCGCCGGCAGTTTCAAATCGGAAGGTCTGGGGATAAGCCTATTTGAGGCCATCGAATCGAGCGATCCCTCGGCCCTGATAGGCCTGCCGTTGATTGAGCTTTGCAAGTTCCTGCGAAACGCGGGCCTGGAATTGCCCTAG
- a CDS encoding YceD family protein: protein MSGALPPSLDLARAARQTYGLEGRLPVRSLPRLAAVLASDRGEVKVALEAGKDAARQVTVTGRIDAELELTCQRCLEPVKLAVHAEPNLAWVKSDEQLAGLSEEYEPLLSADGDVDLKELVADELLLALPLVPRHEGDTACGELPGHAAQAAEPVEKKNPFAELAKLKRGQ from the coding sequence ATGTCAGGCGCTTTGCCGCCCTCCCTGGATCTCGCCCGCGCTGCCCGCCAGACCTACGGCCTGGAAGGACGCCTGCCGGTGAGATCGCTGCCGCGGCTGGCCGCGGTGCTGGCCTCGGACCGGGGAGAGGTGAAGGTGGCGCTCGAAGCCGGCAAGGACGCGGCGCGGCAGGTGACGGTCACGGGCCGCATCGACGCCGAACTCGAGCTGACCTGCCAGCGCTGCCTGGAGCCGGTGAAGCTCGCGGTGCACGCGGAGCCGAACCTGGCATGGGTGAAGTCGGACGAGCAGCTCGCCGGCTTGTCCGAGGAATACGAGCCGCTGCTCTCGGCCGACGGTGACGTCGACCTGAAGGAGCTGGTGGCGGATGAATTGCTGCTGGCGTTGCCGCTCGTGCCCAGGCACGAAGGCGACACGGCATGTGGAGAGCTCCCGGGCCACGCGGCGCAAGCCGCGGAACCCGTGGAGAAGAAGAACCCTTTTGCGGAATTGGCCAAGCTCAAGCGCGGCCAGTGA
- the rpmF gene encoding 50S ribosomal protein L32: protein MAVQKSRVTPSRRGQRRSHDALRGATLSVESSTGETHRRHHITADGFYRGKKILNTKRDD from the coding sequence ATGGCTGTTCAGAAAAGTCGCGTGACCCCTTCCCGCCGTGGCCAGCGCCGTTCGCACGACGCGCTCCGTGGCGCGACCCTCTCGGTCGAGTCCAGCACCGGTGAGACCCACCGCCGGCACCACATCACGGCCGACGGCTTCTACCGCGGCAAGAAGATCCTCAACACCAAGCGGGACGACTGA
- the plsX gene encoding phosphate acyltransferase PlsX, which translates to MNSTVTIALDAMGGDHGLSVTVPAAVNMLGKHPELKLILVGRQEALEPLVARHRARLGERLTVHHASEEVGSDELPSLALRGKKDSSMRVAIDLVKAGQAHACVSAGNTGALMATARFVLKTVSGIDRPAICALIPSHGGHTHMLDLGANADCTSEQLFQFGVMGAALASAVYNIKEPRVGLLNIGEEEIKGNEKVKEAARMLTASHLNYIGFVEGDDIFSRDVDVVVTDGFVGNVSLKTMEGLAKMISQIIREEFRRSYVTKLLAMAAMPVLKMVRKRLDTRHYNGASLLGLRGVVVKSHGGADSVGFAAAIRIAILEVQNQVPQRIGKLMEEQLPQQPPAAAENA; encoded by the coding sequence ATGAACTCCACCGTCACCATCGCGCTGGACGCCATGGGCGGCGATCACGGGCTTTCCGTGACCGTGCCCGCGGCCGTCAACATGCTCGGCAAGCATCCTGAGCTCAAGCTGATCCTGGTCGGCCGCCAGGAGGCGCTCGAGCCCCTGGTGGCGCGCCATCGTGCCCGTCTCGGCGAGCGCCTCACCGTGCATCACGCCTCCGAGGAAGTGGGCAGCGACGAGCTGCCGTCGCTGGCGCTGCGCGGCAAGAAGGACTCCTCCATGCGCGTCGCCATCGACCTGGTGAAAGCCGGGCAGGCGCATGCCTGCGTGAGCGCCGGCAACACCGGCGCGCTCATGGCCACCGCGCGCTTCGTGCTCAAGACCGTGAGCGGCATCGACCGGCCCGCCATCTGCGCGCTGATCCCGTCCCATGGCGGTCACACCCACATGCTCGACCTCGGCGCCAACGCCGACTGCACGTCCGAGCAGCTGTTCCAGTTCGGGGTGATGGGCGCGGCGCTGGCGAGCGCGGTGTACAACATCAAGGAACCCCGCGTCGGCCTCCTCAACATCGGCGAGGAGGAGATCAAGGGCAACGAGAAGGTGAAGGAGGCGGCGCGCATGCTCACCGCCAGCCACCTCAACTACATCGGCTTCGTCGAGGGCGACGACATCTTCTCCCGAGACGTGGACGTGGTGGTGACCGACGGTTTCGTCGGCAACGTCTCGCTCAAGACCATGGAAGGCCTCGCCAAGATGATCAGCCAGATCATCCGCGAGGAGTTCCGCCGCAGCTATGTCACCAAGCTCCTGGCCATGGCGGCCATGCCGGTGCTGAAGATGGTGCGCAAGCGCCTCGATACCCGGCACTACAACGGCGCCAGCCTGCTGGGCCTGCGCGGCGTGGTGGTGAAGAGCCACGGCGGCGCCGACAGCGTGGGCTTCGCCGCCGCCATCCGCATCGCCATCCTCGAGGTCCAGAACCAGGTGCCCCAGCGCATCGGCAAACTGATGGAAGAACAATTGCCGCAACAGCCTCCGGCCGCGGCGGAGAACGCATGA
- a CDS encoding beta-ketoacyl-ACP synthase III has protein sequence MKQIYARIAGTGRCLPDRVMTNADLEKIVETTDEWIRSRTGIERRHIVADDETNLDLCERASRKAMEMAGVTPADIDLVIVGTTTPDQVFPNMGCLLQRRLGIHGPMALGLEAACTGFMYGLTIAEKFIRTGAARRALVVGAETLSRMVDWKDRNTCVLFGDGAGAVVLEASDEPGILSTHVHADGQYADLLYFPSGVSKMPENFHARRDYIQMKGNEVFKVAVTKLGEVAQEALDANNLKGDELDWLVPHQANLRIIEGTAKKLKLPMERVILTLQDHGNTSSASVPMALDVAVRDGRIKRGQKLLLEAFGGGFTWAAALVRF, from the coding sequence ATGAAACAGATCTACGCGCGCATCGCAGGCACCGGCCGCTGCCTGCCGGACCGGGTCATGACCAATGCCGACCTGGAGAAGATCGTCGAGACCACCGACGAGTGGATCCGTTCGCGCACCGGCATCGAGCGCCGCCACATCGTGGCGGACGACGAGACCAACCTGGACCTGTGCGAGCGTGCCTCGCGCAAGGCCATGGAGATGGCGGGCGTAACCCCCGCCGACATCGACCTCGTCATCGTCGGCACCACCACGCCGGACCAGGTGTTCCCGAACATGGGCTGCTTGCTGCAGCGGCGGCTCGGCATCCACGGCCCCATGGCCTTGGGGCTTGAAGCCGCCTGCACCGGCTTCATGTACGGCCTCACCATCGCCGAGAAGTTCATCCGCACCGGGGCCGCCAGGCGCGCGCTGGTGGTGGGCGCCGAGACCCTCTCACGCATGGTGGACTGGAAGGACCGCAACACCTGCGTGCTGTTCGGCGACGGCGCCGGCGCCGTGGTGCTGGAGGCCTCCGACGAGCCCGGCATCCTCTCCACCCACGTGCATGCCGACGGCCAGTACGCGGACCTGCTGTATTTCCCCTCGGGTGTCTCGAAGATGCCCGAGAATTTCCATGCCCGCCGCGACTACATCCAGATGAAGGGCAACGAGGTGTTCAAGGTCGCCGTCACCAAGCTCGGCGAGGTGGCGCAGGAGGCCCTGGATGCCAATAACCTCAAGGGCGACGAGCTGGACTGGCTGGTGCCGCACCAGGCGAACCTGCGCATCATCGAGGGCACCGCGAAGAAACTGAAGCTGCCCATGGAGAGGGTGATCCTCACTCTCCAGGACCACGGCAACACCTCCAGCGCGTCAGTCCCGATGGCTCTCGACGTGGCAGTACGCGATGGGCGTATCAAGCGCGGCCAGAAGCTGCTGCTCGAGGCTTTCGGCGGTGGCTTCACCTGGGCTGCTGCTCTCGTCCGCTTTTAG